In Trichoderma asperellum chromosome 1, complete sequence, a single window of DNA contains:
- a CDS encoding uncharacterized protein (EggNog:ENOG41~TransMembrane:4 (i85-103o173-196i208-229o241-260i)), whose protein sequence is MGGFVVRNPLADKEIYHDPYHLTGEEIFDLRKRGHITKLPAMTEAEIKDKSKGDMLGKMIALGQITWSTIQIIVRVARRLPVSPLEVAVVAFAVCAVLIYVLYWNKPQRVGVTQTIQINDIHALYNKAKLEASPRFFKGLFQGMKSAFGTSFEEPLRGAPISVDSIDNSDDGVLFIASASAALFGGIHALAWNFAFPSRIELLFWRCASIYSAAAPACSVLFILLFNALPSSNSLAHNTPFILAMFLLVLYPIPKLFIIVEMFRTIYFLPPASFISTWPTNVPHLA, encoded by the coding sequence ATGGGGGGGTTTGTCGTACGAAACCCATTGGCAGACAAGGAGATATATCATGATCCATACCATCTGACTGGTGAAGAAATCTTTGACCTTCGAAAACGAGGACATATTACAAAGTTGCCTGCCATGACGGAAGCAGAAATCAAGGACAAATCCAAAGGCGATATGCTTGGAAAAATGATTGCACTCGGCCAGATTACGTGGTCCACAATTCAAATCATCGTACGGGTTGCGAGAAGGCTTCCTGTTTCGCCTCTCGAGGTAGCCGTTGTGGCTTTTGCTGTCTGCGCAGTCCTCATATACGTTCTCTATTGGAACAAGCCGCAGCGCGTCGGCGTCACCCAAACCATCCAGATAAATGACATTCACGCGCTGTATAACAAAGCCAAATTAGAGGCGAGTCCCAGGTTTTTCAAGGGTCTGTTTCAGGGCATGAAATCGGCTTTTGGGACCTCATTCGAAGAACCCCTACGTGGTGCGCCTATTAGCGTGGATAGTATAGACAACAGCGACGACGGCGTTTTATTTATTGCGTCTGCCAGTGCCGCGCTGTTTGGTGGGATCCATGCTTTGGCGTGGAACTTTGCCTTTCCATCGAGAATAGAACTGTTATTCTGGAGATGTGCAAGCATCTATTCGGCTGCGGCTCCAGCTTGCAGCGTGCTATTCATATTACTCTTCAACGCGCTTCCTAGTTCCAATAGCCTGGCTCATAACACTCCCTTCATTCTCGCTATGTTCCTCCTTGTCCTTTACCCCATTCcgaagctttttattattgtcGAGATGTTTCGGACAATTTACTTTCTCCCTCCTGCTTCATTTATTTCTACTTGGCCAACTAATGTCCCGCATCTTGCTTAG
- a CDS encoding uncharacterized protein (EggNog:ENOG41) — protein sequence MDDPPSYYCSDFASSSTLSDQDEVLSPTTLYVAGRFIHSAGPPAPPLYELSHSVGFLKDTDRNVRVERLDYSVKRRDGEAQIAARRRHIYDLKHPVRVTCPTFPYHAEPTSRQSLCTFGLESFRPRKLSSTRGYRIRRATHSLDHQLVRRNVLFSAVPARDKAVRYEWSDGDGQLVAREVDMSDLMTLVISAMMSIGERDALVSAWMSRVWAELANKK from the coding sequence ATGGACGACCCGCCTTCATACTACTGCAGCGACttcgccagcagctccacACTCAGCGATCAGGACGAAGTCCTCTCACCGACAACACTCTATGTAGCTGGTCGCTTCATTCATTCCGCTGGTCCCCCAGCTCCGCCACTGTACGAGCTCTCTCACTCTGTGGGCTTTCTCAAAGACACAGATCGCAATGTGCGCGTAGAGAGGCTGGACTACTCGGTGAAACGGCGAGATGGCGAGGCACAGATAGCGGCGCGGAGGAGGCACATCTATGACTTGAAGCATCCTGTACGAGTCACCTGCCCGACATTTCCGTACCATGCAGAGCCTACGTCGCGGCAGAGTCTCTGTACTTTTGGGCTAGAAAGCTTTCGGCCAAGGAAACTGTCGTCTACCAGAGGCTATCGCATTCGCCGCGCAACACACTCGCTTGATCACCAGTTGGTACGCCGAAATGTTCTCTTCTCAGCCGTTCCTGCAAGAGACAAGGCTGTTCGATATGAGTGGAGTGATGGAGACGGCCAGCTTGTGGCACGAGAGGTGGACATGAGCGATCTGATGACATTAGTAATCAGTGCCATGATGAGTATTGGCGAGAGAGATGCCTTGGTTTCGGCATGGATGTCAAGGGTATGGGCTGAGCTTGCAAATAAGAAGTGA
- a CDS encoding uncharacterized protein (EggNog:ENOG41), translated as MAEPTPSPKAILRGHKAQVHAATFVRHNERLATGDAEGWVVLWDLTIMRPRAVWRAHENAILGIRGWGNDKIITHGRDHKLIVWRVKEEDEERLSVSLPLEDTPTPRPQPWVLHLLEVNTMNFCSFAACLGDPKQGSSIETSSPTAEVILAVPNTLASEAIDIYTLPSQNRIHTIKPGQKNGMAMSLSLFHHNGGLTLAAAFENGFVSVHRLEADGSWTMTYRCQAHTQPVLSIDIHPNRECFFTSAADALIAKHPIPTSQREVDIGLQPNQRVVEVVDSPSDSSATSSGCKTLKEWEHALKIINTKHSGQQNLKVRSDGKIFATAGWDSKIRIYSTKTLKELAVLSWHKVGAYAVAFSVIEGSAAPGGTKAASSKHSAENIAKEFDGEPLQMTEPRETESLVRGAGMSVKDRRLQLAKTAHWIAAGAKDGKISLWDIY; from the exons ATGGCTGAACCAACACCATCGCCAAAAGCGATATTACGAGGCCACAAAGCCCAGGTACACGCCGCCACCTTCGTGAGACATAATGAGCGCCTTGCGACTGGCGATGCCGAGGGCTGGGTTGTGCTCTGGGACCTCACGATTATGCGGCCAAGAGCTGTTTGGAGAGCTCATGAAAATGCAATTCTCGGCATAAGAGGGTGGGGCAACGACAAAATTATCAC CCATGGCCGTGATCACAAGCTTATTGTGTGGCGGGtcaaagaggaggatgaggagcgACTCAGCGTCTCTTTGCCGCTGGAGGATACCCCCACGCCACGCCCACAGCCTTGGGTCCTTCACTTGTTGGAGGTGAACACGATGAACTTTTGCTCATTCGCTGCTTGTCTCGGTGACCCCAAACAAGGGAGTTCTATCGAAACCAGCTCGCCCACAGCAGAAGTTATTCTCGCTGTACCCAACACCCTGGCCTCTGAGGCC ATTGATATCTACACACTCCCAAGCCAGAACAGGATTCACACTATCAAACCCGGCCAAAAAAATGGCATGGCCATGAGCCTATCCCTGTTCCATCACAACGGGGGTTTGACACTAGCTGCAGCGTTTGAAAACGGGTTTGTCTCTGTGCATCGTCTAGAAGCCGATGGGTCTTGGACGATGACATACCGATGCCAAGCCCATACGCAGCCGGTTTTATCCATAGACATTCATCCCAATCGAGAATGCTTTTTCacttcagcagcagatgccctGATAGCGAAACATCCAATTCCAACCTCTCAGCGAGAGGTAGACATTGGGCTTCAGCCTAACCAGAGGGTGGTAGAGGTGGTTGACTCTCCGTCTGACTCCTCAGCAACTAGTTCAGGCTGTAAGACACTGAAGGAATGGGAGCACGCACTCAAAATCATTAACACGAAGCATTCTGGCCAACAAAACCTCAAAGTCAGGTCCGACGGAAAAATATTTGCCACCGCTGGGTGGGATTCAAAGATAAGGATATACTCTACCAAGACACTAAAGGAGCTGGCTGTGTTGAGCTGGCACAAAGTCGGAGCTTACGCCGTGGCCTTTTCTGTTATCGAGGGCTCAGCTGCTCCCGGAGGCACTAAAGCTGCGTCATCCAAACATTCGGCAGAGAATATCGCCAAAGAATTTGATGGCGAGCCACTTCAAATGACTGAGCCACGGGAAACAGAGAGCTTGGTAAGGGGAGCTGGAATGAGCGTCAAAGACCGCAGACTTCAACTTGCAAAGACGGCACACTGGATTGCAGCAGGGGCAAAGGATGGAAAAATAAGCCTATGGGACATATACTAA
- a CDS encoding uncharacterized protein (EggNog:ENOG41) yields the protein MARTQTPISDPGSSSSILQGHVWHIYISPESSNKTRSIYSDSLILQATEWRKGATVESGQMSLSEVEERSNISVSIEDDSATLGDATGPTAFEREFLDSPEHVQYMRVYVDEIAIWMDSLSKGKQFGECLPYRALDSPLLLYSLLACGVRRLSHRQPDLRSRATAYYSTANMQLFRYHENPERSIEECSVAATILKLYNIMFRERPETGGHSLTVLNSIISESQWTAESDGVGSACFWLNAYLDLTGSLETGYHLHFGSWSMDLGFPSDGSEVMAQGDEELWAQKMLFILAKVASYRLQVLSFTEMDPRENRTLENYIPEWKHLKQLCVQWSDACPRNLRPLGYMQPDQVESNSVFPKAWAPKQEAIFCRLLYHTAQCILTQTHPMEQTMVSDEISWLQLHHAREVCGIVAHTDDRYLGLIYTRAFLLASIVITDHKEQIEILEILQRMETQIGYSRPGAEEHLKAAWGWDATGPAMYDQGREEDAHIGPASIQMSDISVVVSPQQPSPSVNTPYTPMSVPRTDNLPQQQGPSFAHFEQTPQYSYNTWRDNSTFTQLFYSPNR from the exons ATGGCTCGAACGCAAACCCCCATTTCTGACCCAGGATCCTCCAGCTCTATTCTTCAAGGACATGTCTGGCACATCTATATATCACCTGAGAGCTCAAACAAAACGAGGAGTATATACAGCGATAGCTTGATCCTACAAGCTACAGAGTGGCGCAAAGGGGCTACGGTCGAATCAGGTCAAATGAGTCTTTCTGAAGTGGAAGAGCGATCAAATATCAGTGTGAGCATTGAGGACGACAGTGCTACTCTTGGAGATGCCACGGGCCCTACCGCTTTCGAAAGAGAGTTCCTCGACTCACCCGAGCACGTTCAGTATATGCGAGTTTATGTAGATGAAATTGCAATCTGGATGGATTCATTGAGCAAAGGAAAGCAATTTGGCGAATGTCTCCCATACCGAGCGCTGGATTCTCCTCTACTTCTATATTCACTCTTGGCTTGTGGGGTTAGACGGTTATCACATCGCCAGCCAGACTTGCGCAGTAGGGCTACGGCTTATTACAGCACAGCAAATATGCAGCTATTTCGCTATCACGAGAATCCAGAGCGCAGCATAGAAGAATGCTCAGTTGCGGCAACGATTTTGAAACTCTACAACATCATGTTTAGGGAAAGGCCGGAGACTGGCGGCCACAGTCTTACCGTGCTCAACTCAATCATTAGTGAAAGTCAGTGGACTGCGGAGAGCGATGGTGTCGGGTCAGCATGTTTCTGGCTGAATGCCTATCTAGATCTCACGGGAAGCCTAGAGACAGGCTATCACTTGCATTTTGGTTCGTGGAGCATGGATCTGGGCTTCCCCAGCGACGGAAGCGAAGTCATGGCCCAAGGAGACGAAGAGCTATGGGCGCAGAAAATGCTATTCATACTGGCCAAGGTTGCGAGCTACAGGCTGCAGGTGCTGTCCTTTACAGAGATGGATCCGAGGGAAAACAGGACCTTGGAGAACTACATACCGGAATGGAAGCATCTGAAGCAGCTCTGCGTTCAGTGGAGCGACGCATGTCCGAGGAACTTGCGACCATTGGGATATATGCAACCCGATCAAGTGGAAAGTAATTCTGTTTTTCCGAAAGCATG GGCGCCCAAGCAAGAAGCAATATTTTGTCGTCTTTTGTATCACACTGCGCAATGCATACTCACTCAGACACATCCCATGGAACAAACGATGGTATCGGATGAAATAAGCTGGCTTCAGCTCCACCATGCCCGTGAAGTATGTGGGATTGTAGCGCATACGGACGACAGGTATCTCGGACTGATTTATACTCGAGCATTCTTGCTTGCGTCAATTGTTATAACGGATCACAAAGAACAAATAGAAATCTTGGAGATTCTACAGAGAATGGAGACTCAAATTGGATATTCGCGGCCAGGTGCCGAGGAGCATCTCAAAGCCGCCTGGGGCTGGGATGCTACAGGGCCGGCCATGTACGATCAAGGGCGTGAGGAAGACGCCCATATAGGCCCTGCTTCTATACAAATGTCGGATATCTCCGTGGTTGTTTCGCCCCAGCAGCCATCGCCGTCAGTAAACACTCCATATACCCCGATGTCTGTACCGCGGACGGATAatctgccgcagcagcagggtCCTTCATTTGCCCACTTTGAGCAAACTCCACAATACAGCTATAACACCTGGCGGGATAACAGCACTTTCACTCAGCTGTTTTATTCTCCTAATCGCTGA
- a CDS encoding uncharacterized protein (EggNog:ENOG41) — translation MSDKEKAPENAKEAPQDEKLTDEPEVVRFPPEEEAALLKESSAIKADANALFASKDYQNALSRYDDAIASCPNYLHYERAVIQSNISACHLQIEQWTEAIKAATDAIDSLAKVETEEQLVPKDEPKDTESDSKDEKTNDNKDEDDVEEEIVSSGAERAAPMPPPEPTPEQAALENRRADILRIRTKALLRRARARSEAGGWSNLAGAEEDYRTLSQMPGLTPADQRTVRSQLKALPPRTKAAQEAEMSEMWGKLRGLGDSLLKPFGLSTNNFQMVKDEKTGGYSMNFSQGGSSS, via the exons ATGAGTGATAAAGAAAAGGCTCCAGAAAACGCAAAGGAAGCTCCTCAAGATGAGAAGCTTACTGATGAACCGGAAGTTGTGAGATTCCCtccagaggaagaagca GCCCTCCTCAAGGAATCATCCGCCATAAAGGCCGATGCCAACGCTCTCTTCGCCTCTAAAGATTACCAAAACGCCCTCTCCAGATACGACGATGCCATTGCCTCGTGTCCCAACTACCTTCACTACGAACGTGCCGTGATACAGAGCAATATTTCTGCGTGCCATTTGCAGATTGAACAATGGACGGAGGCGATAAAGGCCGCAACAGATGCCATCGACAGCTTAGCTAAAGTGGAAACCGAGGAGCAACTTGTGCCGAAAGACGAGCCCAAGGATACCGAATCAGACAGcaaagatgaaaagaccAATGACAAcaaggatgaggacgacgttgaagaagagattgtCAGTTCTGGAGCAGAGCGAGCTGCACCTATGCCTCCCCCCGAACCAACACCCGAGCAAGCAGCACTGGAGAACCGCAGAGCCGATATTCTTCGTATCCGCACCAAAGCCTTACTTCGACGTGCACGCGCCCGTTCTGAAGCCGGTGGCTGGTCTAACCTCGCTGGCGCTGAAGAAGATTACCGTACTCTCTCTCAAATGCCCGGACTGACACCCGCGGACCAGCGTACCGTTCGGTCACAACTCAAAGCCTTGCCACCGCGAACAAAGGCCGCTCAGGAAGCCGAAATGTCAGAAATGTGGGGGAAATTGCGTGGTCTCGGCGACAGTCTCCTTAAACCTTTTGGTCTGAGCACCAACAATTTTCAAATGGTCAAGGATGAGAAGACAGGTGGATACAGCATGAATTTCTCACAAGGCGGCTCATCATCATGA
- a CDS encoding uncharacterized protein (EggNog:ENOG41), whose protein sequence is MTAPFSLTQTILASDPLAYKSATQSTFLTRASEGRVSKHHLGQWLSNDRLYIHGYIRGVGRLLSFLRLPETVEDKADVSESTKLLHWMIDALVNIRREEEFFVRTAAEYGISLDLSDKLEGLRRFETLFDGTSPGGGDKAILPWLESAIVFWATEKCYLDAWSGASARLSAVSDADEDGGALRREFIPNWSSVEFARFVDQLGEIIDSAVQREMALWQNEGEEAIKGELLDRALAKWREVLAAEKAFWPTME, encoded by the coding sequence aTGACTGCTCCCTTCTCTCTTACGCAAACCATCCTCGCCTCCGACCCCCTCGCCTACAAATCGGCCACGCAATCTACTTTCCTTACTCGCGCCTCCGAGGGTCGTGTCTCCAAACACCATCTCGGACAATGGCTCTCCAATGACCGGCTTTATATCCACGGATATATCCGCGGCGTGGGTCGTCTGCTCAGCTTTCTACGGCTCCCCGAGACGGTGGAAGACAAGGCAGACGTCTCCGAAAGCACAAAGCTGCTTCACTGGATGATTGACGCACTGGTGAATATCCGCCGAGAGGAAGAGTTTTTTGTCCGGACCGCGGCGGAATACGGCATAAGTCTCGATCTCAGCGACAAACTCGAAGGTCTCCGTCGTTTCGAGACTCTCTTTGATGGTACATCCCCCGGCGGTGGCGACAAGGCCATTCTACCCTGGCTCGAGTCGGCGATAGTATTCTGGGCAACCGAGAAATGCTACCTCGACGCCTGGTCCGGCGCATCAGCCCGGCTCTCCGCTGTGTCAGATGCCGATGAGGATGGTGGGGCCCTGAGGCGGGAATTCATACCGAACTGGAGTTCCGTGGAGTTTGCGCGGTTTGTCGACCAGCTGGGCGAGATTATCGACTCTGCGGTGCAGCGCGAGATGGCTCTTTGGCAAAATGAAGGCGAGGAGGCAATCAAAGGAGAGTTGCTGGATAGAGCATTGGCAAAGTGGCGCGAGGTGCTGGCTGCGGAGAAGGCGTTTTGGCCGACAATGGAATAG
- a CDS encoding uncharacterized protein (EggNog:ENOG41) has protein sequence MSANDYYNSGSGSGSGYPPQQQYGQQQQQYGGGYPQQQGYSQQPQYGGQQQQYNQGYPPQQQYGQQQQYDHNRSASPYDQQSQYGQHQQQPPYGQQQYGGQPGYEQQQYPGGGPGGGPPGAEGPEGERGLAATLIGGGAAGFAAHKAGGGKLASVGAAAVGAIGANLIEHAFKKHKEEKEMQNMAYGGNNGGHHHHHHGHQQY, from the exons ATGTCTGCCAACGACTACTAcaacagcggcagcggcagcggcagtggctacccgcctcagcagcagtacggccagcagcagcagcagtacggcGGCGGCTACCCCCAGCAGCAGGGCTACTCTCAACAG CCTCAGTACggcggccagcagcagcaatacaaCCAGGGCTACCCccctcagcagcagtacggccagcagcagcagtacgaCCACAACCGCAGCGCCTCTCCCTACGACCAGCAGTCCCAATAcggccagcaccagcagcagcctccctacggccagcagcagtacggCGGCCAGCCCGGctacgagcagcagcagtacccTGGCGGCGGCCCTGGCGGCGGCCCTCCCGGCGCCGAGGGCCCCGAGGGCGAGCGTGGCCTCGCTGCCACCCTGATCGgaggcggtgctgctggcttCGCCGCGCACAAGGCCGGTGGTGGCAAGCTGGCCAGCGtgggggctgctgctgtgggcGCCATTGGTGCGAATCTGATTGAGCACGCTTTCAAGAAGcacaaggaggaaaaggagatgcAGAACATGGCCTATGGCGGTAACAACGGtggccaccaccatcaccaccacggcCATCAGCAGTACTAG
- a CDS encoding uncharacterized protein (EggNog:ENOG41~MEROPS:MER0000432), whose product MAFNIPPTNMPGKPEPFTLHVPEKELSAFYELLKLSKIGPATWWNQHTDGRFGVSREWLSQAKETWLTAFDWRQHEDRINKFPNFKMTVDDAETGKIDVHFLALFSSNKDAVPIVFLHGFPSSFLELVPMMELLSEKYTPETLPYHVIVPSLPDYGLSGSPSENVEMTLDRAAGIMHQLMMGLGFSDGYVAQGGDLGSMLARIMSVKYNECKAFHLNMLTLNTGEKPPSEDLSVQEAHEMKRTETWAQTGLAFVLEHGTRPATAGLAISSNPLALLAWIGEKLLEWPDQREPLSLNTILAMVSLYWFTDTFPRGLYHAQVIQTMLKGETLPISKEKPLGYSMFPRDVALLPKAWAHQLYPNLVFFKAHEVGGHFARLEQPKLFLQDIEEFAQQVRESITHV is encoded by the exons ATGGCCTTCAACATCCCGCCCACTAACATGCCAGGCAAGCCTGAGCCTTTCACCCTGCACGTCCCAGAAAAAGAATTATCTGCATTCTACGAACTCCTAAAACTGTCCAAGATTGGGCCTGCAACATGGTGGAATCAGCACACTGATGGACGTTTCGGAGTGTCCCGCGAGTGGCTGAGCCAGGCAAAAGAAACCTGGCTCACAGCATTTGACTGGCGCCAGCATGAGGATCGCATCAACAAGTTCCCCAACTTCAAGATGACTGTTGATGACGCCGAGACTGGCAAAATCGACGTACATTTTTtggctttgttttcttccaaCAAGGACGCTGTGCCAATCGTCTTCCTACACGGGTTCCCAAGTTCGTTCTTGGAGCTTGTGCCCATGATGGAGCTGCTTTCCGAAAAGTACACGCCCGAGACTCTACCATACCACGTCATTGTGCCATCTCTGCCTGATTATGGACTTTCCGGTAGTCCCAGTGAGAATGTTGAGATGACACTGGACCGGGCTGCAGGAATTATGCACCAGCTAATGATGGGCCTTGGGTTCAGCGACGGATACGTTGCTCAGGGGGGTGATCTCGGCAGCATGTTGGCGAGGATCATGTCAGTCAAGTATAATGAGTGTAAAGCTTTTCATC TCAACATGCTGACGCTAAATACGGGGGAAAAACCACCATCCGAAGATCTATCTGTCCAAGAGGCACATGAAATGAAGCGCACCGAAACTTGGGCTCAAACCGGCTTGGCCTTTGTGCTTGAGCACGGCACTCGTCCTGCCACCGCTGGACTGGCTATTTCCTCCAATCCACTCGCTTTGCTCGCTTG GATTGGAGAGAAGCTCCTTGAGTGGCCTGACCAGCGAGAGCCGCTGTCCCTCAACACCATCCTAGCCATGGTCAGCCTCTACTGGTTCACGGATACATTCCCTCGCGGCCTATATCACGCACAGGTCATTCAGACAATGCTCAAAGGGGAAACACTCCCGATATCGAAAGAAAAGCCGCTTGGATACTCGATGTTTCCGCGTGATGTTGCTCTGCTTCCCAAGGCCTGGGCTCATCAACTTTACCCGAATTTGGTATTCTTCAAAGCACATGAAGTG GGCGGACATTTCGCGAGACTGGAGCAGCCAAAGTTATTCCTGCAAGATATCGAAGAGTTTGCCCAACAAGTCCGTGAATCAATCACGCACGtataa
- a CDS encoding uncharacterized protein (EggNog:ENOG41): protein MAGSAIRASLMDAVSTKRSEPYHTPPDQEHGIDGGGPHPKRRKVRKGTRSCWECRRRKMKCIFSSPADTICVSCKRRGAKCVDQQFPEHISTPLDRSLQMGDRVVRVEALVEQLLKKMSNNSDSSCCGCATAQEGGKSNNFSSPVSVELYSRSYEPESLNHQETPQYEILDCDSNGGPSHLVSSKRRSAELGRQHQALSQALYESLPTPKDIDIISKARGDLSARFYQMLTVSYNDLEKGDPQSLESLFEPSGPNAHPVLIGLYMLRIATFLQHLHPNLHKNLKGLSEPPRQIMNRLFNTAVSLVNANESLISNIEGIECVMMESLWHTNGGDLRKGLVAIRRAMTIAQLLGFHRSRSSAQCKLLDSERQVQPKFIWFRIVFAERHICLMLGLPQSSIDQSMASKEMLESDTPMGRLERIHCVIASRILQRNQSEPSPDDFALTQELDKELQKAAQDLPRKWWLHSNLATVLDDPEKLFWDMRRLFHQLFHYTLLNQLHLPYMLRSSLNGHDSQYSRVTCANASREVLARFITFRSADRIAFWCRTMDWFSLMAAMTLLIAHLDGHRRGSESARLENWLTHQRPGDRAMIEQVQESMEEVSQRNGDALGARSVQLLRRLLMIEAEAAGGHAENVNRVSVQVAAADEPVDEDRSSAVRVYIPYFGTINIARGGIISKEMIVNASDRGGIQGPEGRLADDAAGATKTWSSTLADAGYSSSNGSLIETLPKSYSQQEEDALFTTKIDD from the exons ATGGCCGGGTCTGCAATCCGAGCCTCTCTCATGGATGCAGTATCAACTAAGCGTTCTGAGCCGTATCATACGCCACCAGACCAGGAGCACGGAATCGATGGCGGCGGTCCTCATCCAAAGAGACGAAAAGTCCGAAAGGGGACGAGAAGTTGCTGGGAGTGCCGCCGGCGCAAGATGAAATGCATCTTCAGCTCGCCTGCAGACACCATCTGCGTTAGCTGTAAGCGACGCGGTGCCAAATGTGTTGACCAGCAGTTCCCTGAGCACATCTCCACGCCTTTGGACCGGAGCCTTCAGATGGGAGACCGAGTTGTGAGAGTTGAAGCGCTGGTTGAGCAGTTACTCAAAAAGATGTCCAACAACTCGGACTCTTCTTGCTGCGGATGCGCGACGGCACAAGAGGGTGGGAAATCCAATAACTTTAGCAGCCCGGTATCTGTGGAACTATATAGTCGTTCATATGAACCTGAATCTTTAAAT CATCAAGAGACTCCTCAGTATGAAATCCTCGATTGCGACAGTAACGGTGGACCTTCACATCTAGTTTCTAGTAAGAGGCGTTCTGCTGAATTGGGTAGACAACACCAGGCACTGTCCCAAGCTCTGTACGAATCTTTACCTACGCCAAAAGACATCGACATAATCTCCAAAGCACGTGGCGACTTGTCTGCGCGCTTCTACCAAATGCTTACCGTTTCCTACAATGACCTCGAAAAAGGCGATCCTCAATCATTAGAGAGCCTTTTTGAGCCGTCAGGACCAAACGCTCACCCCGTTCTAATAGGATTATACATGCTCAGGATTGCTACCTTTCTACAACACCTCCATCCTAATCTTCATAAAAACCTCAAAGGCTTATCGGAACCGCCGCGCCAGATCATGAACCGCTTATTCAACACCGCCGTCAGCCTCGTGAATGCAAACGAAAGTCTCATCAGCAACATCGAAGGGATAGAGTgcgtgatgatggagagTCTGTGGCATACGAATGGCGGAGATTTGCGCAAAGGGCTGGTTGCAATCCGGAGGGCCATGACAATTGCCCAGCTGTTGGGCTTTCACCGCTCCAGGAGCTCAGCCCAGTGCAAGCTGCTCGACTCGGAAAGACAAGTCCAGCCGAAATTTATATGGTTTCGCATTGTGTTTGCAGAACGACACATTTGTCTCATGCTGGGCCTCCCTCAAAGCTCCATCGACCAGAGTATGGCTTCCAAGGAGATGCTCGAAAGCGACACGCCCATGGGACGTCTTGAGCGCATACACTGCGTCATCGCATCTCGTATTCTGCAACGCAACCAGTCCGAGCCAAGCCCCGATGACTTTGCCCTGACGCAGGAATTGGACAAGGAGCTGCAAAAAGCCGCTCAAGATTTACCTAGAAAGTGGTGGCTTCACTCCAATCTCGCCACAGTCCTGGACGACCCGGAGAAACTCTTCTGGGATATGCGACGGCTCTTCCATCAGCTGTTTCATTACACTCTTCTCAACCAACTCCATCTTCCTTACATGCTCCGCTCGTCGCTGAACGGACACGACAGCCAATACTCCAGGGTAACATGCGCCAACGCCTCCCGCGAGGTCCTCGCGCGGTTCATCACGTTCCGCAGCGCCGATCGAATAGCCTTTTGGTGCCGGACGATGGATTGGTTCTCTTTAATGGCCGCCATGACGCTGCTGATAGCACATCTCGACGGGCACCGCCGCGGCTCCGAGTCTGCAAGATTAGAAAACTGGCTGACGCACCAACGACCCGGTGACCGTGCGATGATAGAACAGGTGCAAGAAAGCATGGAGGAAGTGAGCCAACGAAACGGCGATGCCCTAGGGGCACGGAGCGTACAACTGCTACGAAGACTACTGATGATTGAAGCCGAGGCGGCTGGCGGCCATGCCGAAAACGTCAACAGGGTAAGCGTGCAGGTCGCGGCGGCTGATGAGCCAGTCGATGAAGACAGAAGCAGCGCCGTGCGTGTGTACATTCCATATTTTGGCACCATCAACATCGCGCGTGGGGGAATCATCTCCAAGGAAATGATCGTGAATGCATCTGATCGAGGCGGGATACAAGGCCCTGAAGGACGTCTTGCTGACGACGCTGCTGGAGCTACAAAGACTTGGAGCAGCACGCTTGCAGATGCGGgatacagcagcagtaatgGCTCACTAATAGAAACACTACCTAAGAGCTACTCACAacaagaggaagatgctctATTTACCACTAAGATTGATGACTAG